AAATCAACCATATTATTCACGAAAAGGGCAGTAAAGCAAAAGCGCTGGAATTGTGGCTGCTGCACCCAAACAAGGTACTGAACACCATACTTATAGGAAATAATATCTTTAATATTCTGGGCTCTGTTCTGGCTGCAGAGATAGCGAATATAATGTTTAACAACACACCCATTGCTCTTGTTACAGGTGTTATGACTCTGATGATTTTGATTTTTGGTGAAATAACACCCAAAACCTTTGCAAAACACAATGCCGAGGCATTTTCACTGTTTGCAATAAAAATTCTCAGGTTGTTTTATACTGTTTTTTATCCGGTTTCCTATTCCCTGAACGTTTTTGTAAAGGTTTTAATAAAATTTATGGGCGGTGAAGTGGAAAAGATTGGTCCGAGTATTACTGAGGATGAGTTGGAATTTCTTATTTCTGTTGGTGAAAAAGAGGGTGTGCTGGAGAATCAGAAGCGGGAAATGCTGCATAATATTTTTGAAATCAGCGATACCATAGCAAGGGAAGTTATGGTTCCCAGAACGGATATGACAATACTGAAAGTGGATCAACCGATTAATGATATTATAAATGTCGTCAGCCAGACGGAATATTCCAGAATTCCCGTTTATGAAAACAGGATGGATAATATCATTGGGATTTTATATGTTAAAGATCTGCTGAAATATATTAAAGAGGATTTTGCTTCTATAGATATCCGCAAAATCATGAGGAAAGTGTATTTTGTTCCGGAAACCAAAAAAATTGACGATCTGCTCAGGGAATTTCAGTTAAACAGAATACACCTGGCTGTAGTCGTGGATGAATATGGCGGAGTGTCGGGGATTGTAACTTTGGAAGATATTTTGGAAGAAATAGTCGGTGAAATAAGAGATGAGTACGACAAAGAGGATGATGATATTGTTGAGAAATCTTCCGAGTCGGAATATATTGTCAGAGCCAGGATGGATGTGGATGATTTCTGTGATTTTTTCGGACTGGAAAAATCCGAAGACATGGATGAGTATGAGACTCTTGGAGGGCTTATATATGACCTAGCCGGTAAAATCCCCGATGTTGGTGACGAGTTTAATCTTGATGGTTATACACTTACGGTGATTGAAAAAGAGAGCAGAAAACTTAAAAAAATTAAGGTGGTAAGAAACGAAGTTAATGAAGACTCAGAAGATGAACGATATGAGTAAGTTTGGCGTTGTAACAATAATTGGCCGTCCGAATGTCGGCAAATCCACACTTTTGAATTATATTCTCGGAGAAAAGATTACAATCATTTCCTCCAAACCCAATACAACAAGAACCGTGGTTAAAGGGATAAAAACCACGAAAGATTATCAGGCTGTGTTTGTGGATACTCCGGGTATTCATAATGCAAGGGATAAAATCAACCGGCTCAT
The nucleotide sequence above comes from Flexistipes sp.. Encoded proteins:
- a CDS encoding hemolysin family protein — its product is MEDGVTLYSVLIIICLVMSAFFSSTETALTSLTELKINHIIHEKGSKAKALELWLLHPNKVLNTILIGNNIFNILGSVLAAEIANIMFNNTPIALVTGVMTLMILIFGEITPKTFAKHNAEAFSLFAIKILRLFYTVFYPVSYSLNVFVKVLIKFMGGEVEKIGPSITEDELEFLISVGEKEGVLENQKREMLHNIFEISDTIAREVMVPRTDMTILKVDQPINDIINVVSQTEYSRIPVYENRMDNIIGILYVKDLLKYIKEDFASIDIRKIMRKVYFVPETKKIDDLLREFQLNRIHLAVVVDEYGGVSGIVTLEDILEEIVGEIRDEYDKEDDDIVEKSSESEYIVRARMDVDDFCDFFGLEKSEDMDEYETLGGLIYDLAGKIPDVGDEFNLDGYTLTVIEKESRKLKKIKVVRNEVNEDSEDERYE